Proteins encoded within one genomic window of Solibaculum mannosilyticum:
- a CDS encoding aldo/keto reductase, with protein MTFKENYTLSNGVKIPKLGLGTWFIADNRAAEAVKEAVKIGYRHIDTAQAYENESGVGEGIRICGVSRKELFVTTKLAAEVKNYEEAIQAIDSSLKKLGLDYIDLMLIHSPQPWADFRGGDYAEGNREAWRALEDAYKAGKLRAIGVSNFQEQDLENILSDCTIVPMVNQLLVHIGNTPAALMSYCQKKGILVEAYSPVAHGEMLKYPDVATMAKKYSVSVPQLCIRYTLQLGAVSLPKTENPMHMRQNAELDFVISEQDMKTLKSMEPLKDYGEFSIFPVFSGK; from the coding sequence ATGACTTTTAAAGAAAATTATACACTTTCAAACGGAGTAAAGATCCCAAAGTTAGGCTTGGGAACATGGTTTATCGCAGATAATCGGGCAGCAGAAGCTGTCAAAGAAGCGGTAAAAATCGGTTACCGCCATATTGACACTGCACAGGCTTATGAAAATGAGAGCGGCGTTGGGGAAGGAATCCGTATCTGCGGTGTTTCCAGAAAGGAACTGTTTGTCACTACAAAGCTGGCAGCAGAGGTAAAGAACTATGAGGAAGCGATACAGGCTATCGATAGCTCTCTGAAAAAGCTTGGTCTGGATTATATTGACCTTATGCTGATCCATAGTCCACAACCGTGGGCAGATTTTCGCGGTGGGGACTATGCAGAAGGAAATCGGGAAGCATGGCGGGCATTGGAAGATGCTTATAAGGCGGGAAAACTCCGCGCAATTGGTGTTTCCAACTTCCAGGAGCAGGATCTGGAGAATATTCTTTCAGACTGCACGATTGTCCCGATGGTGAATCAGCTTCTGGTACATATCGGAAATACCCCTGCTGCTTTGATGTCTTACTGCCAAAAGAAAGGGATCTTAGTGGAGGCGTATTCTCCAGTTGCCCACGGCGAGATGTTGAAATATCCGGATGTAGCAACTATGGCTAAGAAGTATAGCGTGAGTGTTCCACAGCTGTGTATCCGCTATACGTTACAGCTTGGTGCAGTTTCCCTGCCGAAAACAGAAAATCCAATGCACATGAGGCAGAATGCAGAGCTGGATTTTGTAATCTCCGAGCAGGATATGAAAACGCTGAAATCGATGGAACCATTGAAAGATTATGGAGAATTCAGTATATTCCCGGTGTTCAGCGGCAAGTGA
- a CDS encoding carboxymuconolactone decarboxylase family protein: MAVKQTAGRDSLGEFAPKFAQLNDDVLFGEVWSRENELSLRDRSLVTVVALMSQGLTDSSFRFHLESAKKNGITRSEIAEILTHAAFYAGWPKAWAAFRMAKEVWPEEV; this comes from the coding sequence ATGGCAGTAAAACAGACGGCAGGCAGAGATTCCCTTGGAGAATTCGCTCCTAAATTTGCGCAGTTGAACGACGATGTATTATTTGGAGAGGTTTGGAGCAGGGAAAATGAACTGTCCCTACGCGACCGCAGCCTTGTAACGGTGGTAGCATTGATGTCGCAGGGACTTACGGATTCATCTTTCCGATTTCATCTGGAGAGCGCAAAGAAAAACGGGATCACCAGATCTGAGATTGCGGAAATCTTGACACATGCCGCTTTCTACGCAGGCTGGCCGAAAGCATGGGCGGCGTTTCGAATGGCAAAAGAAGTGTGGCCGGAGGAAGTATAG
- a CDS encoding LysR family transcriptional regulator: MVNPQLETFVCAADKGSFAKAAESLFISPTAVMKQINALEHHLGLKLFNRTPQGVCLTAGGEIIYRDAKFLFDYSKRSIENAKQAMNSCDTTFCVGTSLLNPAKLFMDLWYQASCKFPDYKLHLVAFEDDHIGILSVISKLGTNLDFLVGVCDSKAWLSQCNMLPLGYYKKMCAVSREHPLARKKSLEISDLYGQTLMMVAEGDSGTNDFIRNDLQRNHPQIKIEDTPHFYDISVFNRCAETRKVLLTLECWQDVHPGLVTLPVNWEYRIPYGLLYPLNPSPDIQRFVDTVAIMTNQTIL; the protein is encoded by the coding sequence ATGGTTAATCCACAACTGGAAACCTTTGTATGCGCTGCAGACAAAGGCAGCTTTGCCAAGGCAGCCGAGAGCCTTTTTATTTCTCCGACTGCTGTTATGAAACAAATCAACGCTCTGGAACATCATCTGGGGTTAAAACTTTTCAATCGTACTCCCCAAGGTGTCTGCCTGACGGCAGGCGGTGAAATCATTTATCGAGATGCCAAATTTCTGTTTGATTATTCTAAACGTTCCATCGAAAATGCGAAACAGGCTATGAACAGCTGTGATACTACTTTTTGTGTCGGAACGTCGCTACTAAACCCTGCAAAGTTATTCATGGACTTATGGTATCAGGCAAGCTGTAAATTCCCAGATTATAAACTACATCTTGTTGCCTTTGAGGATGACCACATTGGAATTCTGTCGGTTATTTCAAAACTCGGAACAAATTTGGATTTTCTGGTGGGCGTCTGTGACTCCAAAGCATGGCTTTCACAATGTAATATGTTGCCGCTCGGATATTATAAAAAGATGTGTGCTGTTTCCAGAGAACATCCGCTGGCTAGGAAAAAAAGTCTGGAAATTTCAGACCTGTATGGACAAACCCTGATGATGGTCGCTGAGGGTGATTCAGGAACAAATGATTTTATCCGCAATGATTTGCAACGCAATCATCCTCAGATCAAAATAGAAGATACTCCTCATTTCTATGATATCTCTGTGTTCAACCGTTGTGCTGAGACAAGGAAGGTCCTACTTACACTAGAGTGTTGGCAGGATGTCCATCCCGGGCTTGTTACACTTCCTGTAAATTGGGAATATAGGATTCCTTATGGTCTACTTTATCCACTAAATCCATCCCCGGATATCCAGCGATTTGTCGATACCGTTGCTATTATGACAAACCAAACCATTTTATAA
- a CDS encoding flavodoxin, with the protein MADFIVYFSRAHQNYVNGVIRDLEVGNTEVVAKVLQKLTGADLFKIEPIIEYSEDYNKCIAQAQSDQRSNARPELKGYPKDLSDFKKIYVCYPNYWSTLPMPVFTFLEHFDFAGKTILPLCTHEGSGMGSSEKDIRRLCPGARVEKGLALRGGKIDQAESEIRAWLEQIGK; encoded by the coding sequence ATGGCTGATTTCATCGTTTATTTTTCGAGAGCACATCAAAACTATGTAAATGGTGTAATCCGGGATCTAGAGGTCGGAAATACAGAAGTCGTTGCGAAGGTACTTCAAAAATTGACTGGGGCGGATCTATTTAAGATCGAGCCGATCATAGAGTATTCTGAAGATTATAATAAATGCATTGCTCAGGCACAATCAGATCAGCGCAGTAATGCGAGACCGGAATTGAAGGGTTATCCCAAAGATCTATCGGATTTTAAAAAGATCTATGTATGTTACCCGAACTACTGGAGCACATTACCAATGCCTGTGTTTACATTCCTGGAACACTTTGATTTTGCAGGTAAAACAATTCTCCCTCTTTGTACCCATGAGGGAAGTGGCATGGGCAGCAGCGAAAAAGATATCAGACGTTTGTGTCCGGGTGCAAGAGTAGAAAAAGGACTGGCACTTCGCGGCGGCAAAATTGACCAGGCGGAATCGGAGATTAGGGCATGGTTGGAACAAATCGGTAAGTAA
- a CDS encoding pyocin knob domain-containing protein codes for MSYNSSTENLGLPQWILSDPPQMSDFNSAFSAIDAAFDKTLAYKQDLTTEDLDDIQITGIYVQNYTSNATTDRHYPVKASGCLMCIGGENKAYQYYICQNEGCIWMRRYNSKSWSDWDQIYPSVTSGSNDNGSWIKYPDGTMIVTQKYDIHMAATTYAYLGDYIVEHYLQSDPPDFPIAFMDVPYCTYSLEGAWTFWIGNNTRAGGSPATTTHSARLSLLRPKDTTLVTESITTITVTAIGRWK; via the coding sequence ATGTCTTACAATTCGAGTACAGAAAACTTGGGATTGCCGCAATGGATTCTTTCCGATCCGCCTCAAATGTCGGATTTTAACAGCGCTTTTTCTGCCATTGACGCAGCCTTTGACAAGACACTGGCTTACAAACAGGATCTCACGACTGAGGATTTGGACGATATCCAAATAACCGGTATTTATGTACAAAACTATACCTCCAACGCTACCACCGACCGGCACTATCCTGTGAAAGCCTCCGGATGTCTCATGTGCATCGGGGGCGAGAACAAGGCCTATCAATACTATATCTGTCAAAATGAAGGCTGCATCTGGATGCGACGCTATAACTCCAAGTCTTGGAGCGACTGGGATCAAATCTATCCATCGGTGACCAGCGGCAGCAATGACAACGGTTCTTGGATTAAGTATCCGGATGGTACTATGATTGTCACTCAGAAATATGACATCCATATGGCTGCTACTACCTATGCCTATCTGGGCGATTACATAGTAGAACATTATTTGCAGTCAGACCCACCTGATTTCCCAATAGCTTTCATGGATGTACCTTACTGTACATATAGCTTAGAGGGTGCATGGACATTCTGGATTGGCAATAATACACGTGCAGGGGGATCTCCTGCTACAACTACACATTCTGCACGGCTATCATTATTGCGTCCCAAAGATACTACACTTGTAACAGAATCCATTACGACCATAACTGTCACAGCTATCGGCAGGTGGAAGTAA
- a CDS encoding YjjG family noncanonical pyrimidine nucleotidase yields MKIDTILFDLDNTLFDFNKAERIALTKALLQMGADPTESVLHRFSQINLAQWKLLEQGKLNRNQVKIRRFQLLFDELNLNCDAKETAKVYESLLGMGHYFMEGAEQVLRTLSPQYRLYLVTNGTASVQRSRMKSAKLERYLKDSFISEEIGFDKPSKEYFSHCFQHIPGFQKQSTIIVGDSLTSDIQGGKNAGIRTVWFNPSHASNPSDIIPDYEIAYLKDLPELVQSI; encoded by the coding sequence ATGAAGATTGATACCATTTTATTTGATCTAGATAACACTCTATTTGATTTTAATAAGGCGGAACGGATCGCTTTGACAAAGGCACTGCTTCAGATGGGAGCAGATCCAACAGAGTCCGTCTTGCACCGATTCAGCCAGATAAACCTGGCCCAATGGAAACTACTGGAACAGGGAAAATTAAATCGCAATCAGGTTAAGATCCGACGATTTCAACTTTTATTTGATGAGTTGAACCTAAACTGTGATGCAAAAGAGACTGCAAAAGTCTATGAGTCTTTGCTGGGGATGGGTCATTATTTTATGGAGGGGGCTGAACAAGTTCTGCGTACTCTCTCCCCTCAATACCGTTTGTACCTGGTCACAAATGGGACGGCAAGCGTTCAAAGAAGCCGGATGAAAAGCGCCAAGTTAGAACGATATCTAAAAGATTCTTTTATTTCTGAAGAGATCGGATTTGATAAACCTAGTAAGGAATATTTTTCCCACTGTTTTCAGCACATTCCAGGATTTCAAAAACAATCTACCATTATTGTTGGAGATAGCCTGACTTCAGACATTCAAGGCGGTAAGAATGCCGGTATCCGAACGGTGTGGTTTAACCCATCTCATGCATCCAACCCCTCCGATATCATCCCAGATTACGAGATTGCATATTTAAAAGATCTTCCTGAGCTGGTTCAATCGATCTAG
- a CDS encoding OB-fold protein, whose amino-acid sequence MENAKSKKPFYKKWWFWLIVVVVVVGIIGAVSGSKNSESSQSDSSSPSSSVSSTAPVSSSSSEKAESETSSAPQAVEVKAVDIITAYEENEVAADDQYKDQLLKITGVVKSVGTDVADRVYVMLADERNEYALLGVQCYFDEENKDSLADLKEGDTVTISGTCEGKVVSVSVKHCQLEA is encoded by the coding sequence ATGGAAAACGCTAAGAGTAAGAAACCGTTTTATAAAAAATGGTGGTTTTGGTTGATCGTCGTTGTCGTTGTGGTGGGAATTATCGGCGCAGTATCGGGTTCAAAAAATAGTGAATCATCCCAGTCAGATTCTTCTAGCCCTTCTAGTTCTGTAAGCTCTACTGCTCCGGTAAGTTCCTCTTCTTCAGAGAAAGCCGAAAGTGAAACCAGTTCGGCGCCTCAAGCAGTTGAGGTAAAAGCTGTCGATATCATTACAGCCTACGAAGAAAATGAAGTAGCGGCGGATGATCAATACAAAGATCAATTGCTCAAAATCACCGGTGTAGTTAAGAGCGTTGGGACAGATGTAGCTGATCGGGTTTACGTAATGCTTGCAGACGAGCGTAATGAGTATGCATTGTTAGGAGTCCAGTGTTATTTTGATGAGGAAAATAAGGATTCTCTTGCCGATCTAAAGGAAGGGGATACCGTCACCATCAGCGGGACATGCGAAGGTAAGGTTGTTAGTGTATCGGTAAAACATTGCCAATTAGAGGCTTGA
- a CDS encoding cupin domain-containing protein, giving the protein MTKEELANRAVFPMGKENAAFAQYFQGQSYLNMLTTEGVAIGNVTFEPGCRNNWHIHQAKNGGGQILLCTIGRGYYQEWGKEARELHPGDVVVIPAGVKHWHGAAPNSWFAHLAVEVPGEETKNEWCEPVSDTEYEKLK; this is encoded by the coding sequence ATGACAAAAGAAGAATTGGCAAATAGAGCGGTATTTCCCATGGGGAAGGAAAATGCGGCATTTGCTCAGTATTTTCAAGGACAAAGCTATCTCAATATGCTCACGACCGAGGGAGTGGCCATTGGAAATGTAACCTTTGAACCAGGCTGTCGTAACAACTGGCACATCCACCAGGCCAAAAACGGGGGAGGACAGATTCTGCTCTGTACGATAGGCCGAGGTTATTATCAAGAGTGGGGTAAGGAGGCGAGGGAGCTGCATCCAGGCGATGTGGTAGTGATTCCGGCCGGCGTAAAACATTGGCACGGGGCTGCACCAAACAGCTGGTTTGCACATCTGGCGGTTGAAGTCCCCGGCGAAGAGACGAAGAATGAATGGTGTGAACCGGTATCAGACACAGAGTATGAAAAACTGAAATAA
- a CDS encoding nucleoside hydrolase, with protein MNKLNIWMDCDPGIDDAVAIAMAAASRDQLSLWGISTVAGNQTSDRVTNNALQLTAFLGLDNIPVVRGATEPLIRKLEVADDIHGETGLGHCRLPSISKQPDSENGILFMRDCIMHLPGQEKMVLVPTAPLTNIALLFKVFPEVKERIDQIVLMGGSSAGGNVTPSAEFNIWTDPEAAEIVFHAGVPIVMCGLDVTNHCGLDRNQVEELRCSSNPVKHAYGEMLQFYFDSTEYQSKDLVCIHDAVTILYLTNPELFQGIYVPVDVDCTSGINRGMTVCDKRGYEGSEDQSVLLLNQVDLEAFQHVLLEKLSYF; from the coding sequence ATGAACAAGCTAAATATCTGGATGGACTGTGATCCGGGTATCGATGATGCTGTGGCTATCGCTATGGCCGCTGCCAGCAGAGATCAGCTGAGTCTTTGGGGCATCTCGACCGTAGCGGGCAATCAGACCAGCGACCGGGTGACAAACAATGCCCTTCAACTCACTGCTTTTTTAGGATTGGATAACATTCCTGTCGTCCGGGGCGCAACAGAACCTCTTATACGGAAATTGGAAGTGGCAGACGATATCCATGGAGAAACCGGATTAGGGCATTGCCGATTGCCTTCCATCTCTAAACAGCCAGATTCAGAAAACGGCATCCTATTTATGCGGGATTGCATCATGCATCTTCCCGGTCAAGAAAAAATGGTTCTTGTGCCCACCGCTCCTTTGACCAATATTGCATTGCTTTTTAAAGTATTCCCAGAGGTAAAGGAACGGATTGATCAAATTGTTTTAATGGGAGGTTCTTCTGCCGGAGGCAATGTTACACCAAGCGCAGAATTTAATATCTGGACGGACCCGGAAGCTGCTGAAATCGTCTTCCACGCCGGTGTCCCTATCGTGATGTGTGGGCTGGATGTGACCAACCACTGCGGACTGGATCGCAATCAGGTAGAGGAACTGCGGTGTAGCAGTAACCCTGTGAAACATGCCTACGGGGAGATGCTTCAATTTTATTTTGATTCTACCGAATATCAGAGCAAAGACCTTGTCTGCATTCATGATGCCGTTACCATTTTGTATCTTACCAATCCAGAACTCTTTCAAGGGATCTATGTCCCTGTCGATGTAGACTGTACTTCCGGCATCAACCGCGGTATGACGGTCTGTGATAAGAGGGGTTATGAGGGATCGGAAGATCAGTCGGTTTTATTGCTCAACCAAGTGGATTTGGAGGCGTTCCAACACGTCTTATTGGAAAAACTGAGTTACTTTTAA
- a CDS encoding serine/threonine-protein kinase: MDWKQRYPIISAINETFKGALFLAKDLETNRDVILRVLYHTNAEYYNILQQITSPHFPKIFQVIRDQEDTIVVEEYVQGETLSKRMENGTPISFAETLHILTQLCEALDVIHSKGIIHRDIKPSNIILSGDKVMLIDFDAARKHQQSSQKDTVYMGTEGYAAPEQYGFSQTDSRSDIYSLGVVIRELIGNNKRHCLMPIIERCTAFDPANRYRSTKEILRELETMDLIHPSQNSARPSGQQSTWTRPSGFRFNGGHTGSSDSNARADSFNRKDQTDIPNRDTTSADTGPHTRTTNNNHNAWTKENEEPVYSGDANTAFAGKRAQRHSPSKKKTKVILGIVWGIMTLIILEPKAYDVTTLDYILTRLVYLPFVIFPAVLSMNLFYVWQKIPLLRSPKTSRKVLGIVLCAVALVIIVILLNVLAHIFYSPEAQKILSEVSAST, encoded by the coding sequence TTGGACTGGAAACAACGTTATCCTATTATTTCTGCGATCAATGAAACTTTTAAAGGCGCCCTGTTTCTGGCAAAGGATCTGGAGACCAATCGAGATGTAATACTTCGCGTCCTTTACCACACCAATGCGGAATATTATAACATACTTCAGCAGATTACCAGCCCTCATTTCCCCAAGATTTTTCAGGTGATACGGGATCAAGAAGACACCATTGTGGTGGAGGAATACGTCCAAGGGGAGACATTGTCAAAACGAATGGAGAATGGTACCCCGATCTCTTTTGCAGAAACACTTCATATACTGACACAGCTTTGTGAGGCTCTGGATGTGATTCATTCCAAAGGCATTATTCATCGGGACATCAAACCGTCCAACATCATTCTCAGTGGAGACAAGGTGATGCTCATCGACTTTGACGCCGCAAGAAAACATCAACAAAGCTCCCAGAAAGATACGGTTTATATGGGGACAGAGGGGTACGCGGCTCCAGAACAATATGGCTTTTCACAGACTGACAGCCGTTCGGATATCTATTCCCTGGGCGTTGTGATACGAGAATTGATCGGCAACAATAAACGCCATTGTCTGATGCCCATCATTGAGCGATGTACGGCGTTTGATCCGGCCAACCGTTACCGATCCACAAAGGAAATCCTAAGGGAATTAGAGACAATGGATTTGATTCATCCATCACAAAATTCTGCCCGACCTTCGGGACAGCAGAGTACCTGGACCAGACCATCTGGATTCCGCTTTAACGGAGGACATACAGGATCGTCGGATTCCAACGCAAGGGCAGACAGTTTCAATCGAAAGGATCAGACAGATATCCCAAACCGTGATACAACATCTGCAGATACCGGCCCTCATACCAGAACTACAAATAACAACCATAATGCATGGACAAAAGAAAATGAGGAACCAGTTTACAGTGGCGATGCTAATACAGCGTTTGCAGGGAAAAGGGCACAGCGTCATTCTCCCAGTAAAAAGAAAACAAAAGTCATCTTAGGGATTGTCTGGGGAATCATGACCCTTATTATACTAGAGCCAAAGGCCTACGATGTAACGACATTGGACTACATCCTCACCAGACTTGTATATCTCCCCTTTGTGATTTTTCCTGCAGTACTTTCTATGAATCTTTTTTATGTATGGCAAAAGATACCGTTGCTTCGGTCTCCGAAGACTAGCCGCAAGGTTCTAGGGATTGTACTGTGTGCGGTAGCATTGGTGATTATTGTAATCTTATTGAATGTTTTAGCACATATATTTTATTCACCGGAGGCTCAGAAAATCCTAAGTGAGGTTAGTGCATCCACCTAA